CGCCGACCGCTGGATCGGCTATCCGCGAGCAGTCGAGGCGTTGAACCGGCTGGAAGCCCTGTATACGTGGCCAAACAAACAACGCATGCCCAACCTGCTGTTGGTCGGTCCAACCAACAACGGCAAGTCGATGATCGTCGAGAAGTTCCGCCGCGCCCACCCGGCCAGCTCCGACGCCGACCAGGAGCACATCCCGGTATTGGTCGTGCAGATGCCGTCCGAGCCGTCGGTGATCCGCTTCTACGTCGCGCTGCTCGCGGCGATGGGTGCACCATTGCGACCGCGCCCACGGCTGCCGGAAATAGAGCAACTGGCGCTGGCACTGCTGCGCAAGGTCGGCGTGCGCATACTGGTGATCGACGAGTTGCACAACGTCCTGGCCGGCAACAGCGTCAACCGCAGGGAATTCCTCAATCTGCTGCGCTTCCTCGGCAACGAACTGCGCATCCCGCTGGTCGGGGTTGGCACGCGCGACGCCTACCTGGCCATCCGCTCGGATGGCCAGTTGGAAAATCGGTTCGAGCCGATGCTGCTGCCGGTATGGGAGGCCAACGACGATTGCTGCTCACTGCTGGCCAGCTTCGCCGCTTCGCTTCCATTGCGGCGACCCTCGTCGATTGCCACGCTGGACATGGCTCGCTACCTGCTCACACGCAGCGAGGGCACTATCGGCGAACTGGCGCACTTGCTGATGGCGGCGGCCATCGTCGCCGTGGAGAGCGGCGAGGAAGCGATCAACCACCGCACGCTCAGCATGGCCGATTACACCGGCCCAAGTGAGCGGCGGCGGCAATTCGAGCGGGAACTGATGTGAAGCCAGCGCCGCGCTGGCCACTGCATCCGGTACCCAGGGAAGGCGAAGCCCTGTCTTCGTGGCTCAACCGCGTGGCCCTTTGCTATCACATGGAAGTGTCCGAGCTGCTGGAGCACGATCTTGGTCACGGCCAGGTTGATGACCTGGACACCGCGCCACCACTGGCGCTGCTGGCGATGCTCTCCCAGCGGAGCGGTATCGAGCTGGATCGGCTGCGCTGCATGAGTTTCGCTGGCTGGGTAGCCTTGGCTACTGGACGGCCTTGATGATCAGATTCCAGCCGCATTGGAAACCTATGCGTTCCAGCTCTCGGTACTGCTGCCGAGATTCCGCCGTAAGACGCGATCCATCACGAGCTGGCGTGCCTGGCTGCCCAGCCAGCCGATAAACCGCGCCTGTCCGCTCTGCCTGAACGATCCGGAGAACCAAGCCGTACTGCTCGCGTGGAAGCTGCCCCTGATGCTGAGTTGCCCGCTGCATGGCTGCTGGCTGGAATCCTATTGGGGCGTGCCAGGGCGGTTTATCGGCTGGGAGAACGCCGACGCCGAACCGCGCACCGCCAGCGACGCGATTGCGGCGATGGACCAGCGTACCTGGCAGGCACTGACGACCGGTCACGTGGAGCTGCCGCGCCGAAGCATCCACGCCGGATTGTGGTTTCGGCTGCTACGCACGCTGCTCGATGAGCTGAACACCCCGCTTTCCGCGTGCGGAACCTGCGCGGGGTATCTCCGCCAAGCCTGGGAAGGCTGCGGGCATCCGCTGCGTGCTGGGCAAAGTCTGTGGCGACCGTATGAAACCCTGAATCCGGCAGTACGGTTGCAGATGCTGGAGGCGGCGGCAACGGCAATCAGCTTGATTGAGGTGAGGGACATAAGCCCGCCAGGCGAGGAGGCAAAGCTATTCTGGTCCGAGCCCCAAACCGGGTTCACCAGTGGCCTGCCGACGAAAGCGCCGAAGCCCGAACCCATCAATCACTGGCAGCGTGCAGTCCAGGCCATCGACGAGGCCATCATTGAAGCGCGGTACGACCCCGAAACGGCACGCTCATTGTTTGCGTTGGCTTCCTATGGTCGGCGCGACCCAGCTTCCCTGGAACAGTTGCGCGCCACCTTCGCGAAGGAAGGCATTCCCCCGGAATTTCTGTCACATTATGAGCCTGACGGACCCTTTGCATGTCTTAGACAAAATGACCGGTTAAGTGACAAATTTTGACGGCCTGAGCTTTCCGGCGCACACTGTCACATAATCGAACGTATATGTGACAGGTGCGAGATGCTGATTGGCTACATGCGAGTATCGAAGGCGGATGGCTCTCAGGCCACCGACTTGCAGCGCGATGCGTTGATTGCTGCCGGTGTCGATCCAGCGCATCTCTATGAAGATCATGCCTCCGGCAAACGCGAGGATCGC
The genomic region above belongs to Chitinivorax sp. PXF-14 and contains:
- a CDS encoding TniB family NTP-binding protein, which gives rise to MDEYPIIDLSHLLPAAQGLARLPADERIHRLRADRWIGYPRAVEALNRLEALYTWPNKQRMPNLLLVGPTNNGKSMIVEKFRRAHPASSDADQEHIPVLVVQMPSEPSVIRFYVALLAAMGAPLRPRPRLPEIEQLALALLRKVGVRILVIDELHNVLAGNSVNRREFLNLLRFLGNELRIPLVGVGTRDAYLAIRSDGQLENRFEPMLLPVWEANDDCCSLLASFAASLPLRRPSSIATLDMARYLLTRSEGTIGELAHLLMAAAIVAVESGEEAINHRTLSMADYTGPSERRRQFERELM
- a CDS encoding recombinase family protein, whose protein sequence is MLIGYMRVSKADGSQATDLQRDALIAAGVDPAHLYEDHASGKREDR